A genome region from Leptonema illini DSM 21528 includes the following:
- a CDS encoding LOG family protein has translation MSDRPSLAFENTDFLHTRDARPLRILSEYLYPRKIFAEQKVTDTVVFFGSARIPSPEHAGKLPDGKGILKLRRFYDDARELAHRITEWSMRNAEPHGHRVLVCTGGGPGIMEASNRGAKDAGGDSIGLNIELPREQLPNPYISPHLNFDFHYFFTRKYWFLYYARLLISFPGGFGTLDELFETLTLMQTKNLKNDVPVLLYGREFWNRVVDFEYLVESGLIAAGDLKLFTIVDGVDEAMEHILPVLKGQL, from the coding sequence ATGTCTGATCGCCCTTCTCTTGCCTTTGAAAACACGGACTTCCTCCATACGAGAGATGCCCGCCCTCTGCGGATTCTCTCGGAATACCTTTATCCGCGAAAGATTTTCGCCGAACAGAAGGTCACCGATACCGTCGTCTTCTTCGGTTCGGCGCGCATCCCTTCGCCGGAGCATGCGGGAAAGCTGCCCGATGGAAAGGGCATCCTGAAACTGCGTCGTTTCTATGACGACGCCCGCGAGCTTGCCCATCGGATCACGGAATGGTCGATGCGGAATGCGGAGCCTCACGGTCACCGCGTCCTGGTCTGCACCGGCGGCGGCCCGGGCATCATGGAAGCGTCGAACAGAGGAGCGAAGGATGCCGGCGGCGACTCTATAGGCCTGAATATCGAGCTACCGAGAGAGCAGCTGCCCAACCCGTATATCTCGCCGCATCTGAACTTCGACTTTCACTACTTCTTCACACGCAAGTACTGGTTCCTGTATTATGCGCGGCTGCTCATCTCTTTTCCTGGTGGATTTGGTACCCTTGACGAGCTATTTGAAACGCTGACGCTCATGCAGACGAAAAACTTGAAGAACGACGTCCCGGTACTTCTATACGGACGCGAGTTCTGGAATCGTGTCGTCGATTTCGAATATCTTGTCGAGTCGGGCCTCATCGCGGCGGGCGATCTTAAGCTGTTCACGATCGTGGACGGAGTGGACGAAGCGATGGAGCACATATTACCTGTTCTGAAGGGGCAGCTCTGA
- a CDS encoding ATP-binding protein — METKDLLEELKNKIERLERENRNLLDEMNYAKESPYLQSSILHLHYEVVINRDEVMSKEFGHRINEKHGTMYEIKTQSRRLAQLLGLDADGIRMMVTEAVQNIIEHGYGKFVHVSLDVHNNAVNPYMVCSFKHELPPGEVYTLSDINRNALKGDVTSEHFDFESSRGRGEFIMKELTDERRIINGIEINPDGQKIRYFKRILIKYSNPQGPHEKVTFSELKREIDRLDIDDVVCYFHVHHLSEEPTAVTIATLRSSARRVSEIMKENGFQPVDEENYYRTVFATYRPVADAAMDKEKLLGLFAKVRQIVHQELDDRAAS, encoded by the coding sequence ATGGAAACGAAAGATTTGCTGGAAGAGTTAAAAAACAAGATCGAACGACTGGAACGCGAGAATCGCAACCTTCTCGACGAAATGAACTACGCGAAAGAGTCGCCATATTTACAGAGCTCTATTCTGCATCTGCACTATGAAGTCGTGATTAACCGTGACGAGGTCATGTCGAAAGAGTTCGGGCATCGTATCAACGAAAAGCACGGAACCATGTATGAGATCAAAACGCAGTCCCGCCGCCTGGCGCAGCTTCTCGGGCTTGATGCCGACGGCATCCGCATGATGGTTACGGAGGCCGTGCAAAACATCATCGAACACGGCTACGGAAAATTCGTGCACGTATCACTGGATGTGCATAACAATGCCGTAAATCCCTATATGGTATGCAGCTTCAAGCATGAGCTGCCGCCCGGCGAGGTGTATACGCTGAGCGACATCAACCGCAACGCTCTCAAAGGAGACGTCACCTCGGAGCATTTCGATTTCGAAAGCAGCCGCGGCCGCGGCGAATTCATCATGAAAGAACTGACAGACGAACGCCGCATCATCAACGGAATCGAGATCAACCCCGACGGGCAGAAGATACGGTATTTCAAGCGCATCCTCATCAAGTATTCGAATCCGCAGGGACCGCACGAAAAGGTAACCTTCTCGGAGCTCAAGCGCGAGATCGACAGGCTCGACATCGACGACGTCGTCTGCTACTTCCACGTCCATCATCTGAGCGAAGAACCCACCGCCGTCACCATCGCCACGCTGCGATCATCGGCCCGCCGCGTCTCTGAGATCATGAAAGAAAACGGATTCCAGCCCGTAGACGAAGAGAACTACTATCGCACCGTCTTCGCCACCTACAGACCCGTCGCCGACGCCGCCATGGATAAAGAAAAGCTGCTCGGCCTTTTTGCAAAAGTCAGACAGATCGTGCATCAGGAGCTTGATGACCGTGCCGCATCCTGA
- a CDS encoding DUF962 domain-containing protein, producing MTVPHPERAATFEAFWPVYLYAHRKSVTRGFHYTGSLSAIVVLVLAGLIDLRLALLAPVVGYGCAWIGHFGFEKNRPAAFSQPIYSFLADWKMLWCFLTGRLRREFERHKIEPI from the coding sequence ATGACCGTGCCGCATCCTGAGCGAGCTGCGACCTTTGAGGCCTTCTGGCCCGTATATCTCTACGCACATCGTAAATCGGTGACGCGTGGATTTCACTATACGGGCTCGCTTTCCGCTATCGTCGTTCTCGTTCTCGCCGGCCTGATCGATCTCAGGCTGGCCCTGCTTGCCCCCGTCGTCGGCTACGGCTGCGCCTGGATCGGACATTTCGGCTTTGAGAAGAACCGCCCGGCTGCCTTCAGTCAGCCGATCTATTCGTTTCTTGCGGACTGGAAGATGCTATGGTGCTTTCTTACAGGTAGGCTGCGTCGCGAGTTCGAGCGGCATAAGATTGAGCCTATCTGA
- a CDS encoding ArsR/SmtB family transcription factor, whose protein sequence is MKDIDTISRMSGIAGTLGNDSRIILMLLIAAGEKSVETLSELSGIPTASTSQHLQILKKSNMVATRRDGKHVLYSLQNGPIRELLEALERFAVFRGLKSDLPDGAAAGDSISEKECQKKIRMEDPLLIDVRSAEEYNKGHIAGAINIPFEDLKKQAVKLPKDRELIVYCRGPYCLLSVNAQALLRSRGIPVLRLASGFSDWSGVRVSRSSR, encoded by the coding sequence GTGAAGGATATTGATACGATTTCGCGTATGAGCGGTATTGCCGGCACGCTGGGAAACGATTCCCGGATCATCCTCATGTTGCTCATTGCGGCGGGGGAGAAATCTGTTGAAACACTCTCTGAGCTATCGGGAATACCCACAGCCAGCACTTCACAACACCTGCAAATCCTGAAAAAATCAAATATGGTAGCGACGCGTCGTGACGGAAAGCATGTCCTTTACAGCCTGCAGAATGGTCCGATCCGTGAACTGCTTGAAGCACTGGAACGGTTTGCTGTATTCCGCGGGCTTAAGTCAGACCTCCCCGACGGAGCTGCTGCCGGCGATAGCATCAGCGAAAAGGAATGTCAGAAGAAAATCAGAATGGAGGATCCGCTTCTTATAGATGTGCGCTCTGCGGAGGAGTACAATAAAGGGCATATTGCCGGAGCCATTAATATACCTTTTGAAGATCTCAAGAAACAGGCCGTAAAATTGCCGAAGGATCGTGAATTGATCGTATACTGCCGCGGCCCCTACTGCCTGCTGTCAGTGAATGCCCAGGCGCTGCTACGTTCGCGAGGCATTCCAGTACTGCGGCTGGCCTCTGGATTTTCAGATTGGTCAGGTGTACGCGTTTCACGTTCGAGCAGATAA